From [Flavobacterium] thermophilum:
TTGCTGCAGTCGGATTTGTACCGCTGTGTGACGATTTTCGTCCGCACTCCGCTGCCGATTAAACATGAAAAACTGCAGCAAGTCGTCGCCGATTTTGCGCGGCTTGAATCGTACGAACGATATTTTTATGTGGACGATGTGTTTTGCTGCCTTGGGACGACGCGCAAAAAGGCGAAAACAAAGCAGCAGTTCATTCAAGTTGACTATGAATATACGCTGCGCGCGGCGGCGCTGGCGGAAAAGTGCCGTGCGAAAAGCTTTTTGACCGTCTCTTCGGTTGGCGCCAACCCGTGTTCGCCGTTTTTTTACCAGCGCGTCAAAGGAGAGGTGGAAGAGGCGTTGCAGCGGCTTTCCATCCCATCGCTTCATATTTTCCGTCCATCGTTGCTCGTCGGCAAGCGTCGGGAGTTCCGCCTTGGCGAGATGCTCGCCGGGTGGCTGTTATGCCGGCTGCCGTTTTTGTTCGTCGGCAAATGGAAAAAATATAAGCCGGTTGACGCCCATCAGCTTGCTTTGGCGATGTTTTACCGGGCGGCGTCCGCAGCGAACGGCGTCCACATCTATGAATGTGATGAACTCGCCCGCATTTCGTAAACAAAAAAGAGGCTCTTGGCAGCCTCTTTTTTATTCGATGATCTTATAGTTTTTATGATTGACGACTGTCCGTTCTTGCAAATCGAGTTCACGGTAGTTTTCCATATACGTTAAATCCACGATGACGGAGTTTTCATTCACCTTCTCCACAATGCCGCGCAATCCATTTTTAAATTCAATAATGTCCCCGACTTTTGCTTTTTTCACCATTCTATCATTCCCCTTTTTAAACCGAATATAGTCGTCGGCGGCTAAAACGGGCGTGATCGGCCGAAAAGGCGGCCGGCCGGTGCGCCCTGGCCGTTGTGCCCGCTCTTTATAAAAAGGAGCAGGCGCTTTTTTACTAGTTTGCCTTATTTTTATGCACAAGTAAAGGGGGTTCTTTCCTAAAATCTGATATTTAAAAAAAAACAAGGGGCGAAGCCGTCCCCTTGTTTTCGTCTACTTGGCAAACACATGGTTGCCGATGACGACCGTCACCGGACGGGAGCGCAGCCATTTGCTTTTCGCCGTTTTCGGATTGTAGAAATAGAGCGAGCCGTTTCCTAAACCGCGAAAAGCAAGTGCTTCTTCAACGGCGCGATATGATTCACGGTCAGCGGGTTCATTGATCGTTCCGTTTGCGACCGGCGTGAATGCATAACGGCCGCCAGAGCGCTCATAAATAACAGCGCGGATCGTATCCGGAAAATCCGGATGGTCGACGCGGTTGAGCACGACCGTTGCCACGGCTACTTTCCCGGCGTACGGCTCCCCTTTCGCCTCAGCATGGACGAGGCGAGCGAGCAAGTCTTTTTCCGCCGCTGTAATGCCTGCGTTCGGGATGATCAGTTTTTCGCCAGGATACAGCCAATCGTCTTTTCTATTTTTTTGCATCAGCTGTTTGAGCGGCACGCCGTATTGCTTCGCGATTTTCCAAAGCGTGTCGCCGCGCTTGACAGTGTGGATGGTTGCCGCATCGGCATGGCCGGCAAAGAAAAACATCCCGCACAACACCGCCATCACCCATGCTTTTCCTTTTTTCATCCTGATCCCTCCTCTCGTAAACTCGCTACTAGAGTAACAAGGATGGGAAGATGATTCATTATCGAAATGATGGAAAAAGTGCGCGAAGCATTGAAATGACTAGTTTCATAGGAGGAATGGAAATTTCTCCGCAAGCCAAAACATCCGGCTTTCGGGGCGGAAAGCCGGATGTGAAGCCGCAAAGACGGGAACGTTCAGCTGCGCGGAACATCTGTATAGTGATAAATAATGTGACCGCCGCGCTGGGCGATGCCGCGAAATCGTTTAAAATCGGGCTGTTTGACAAGCACGGCGCGAAAAACAGGGAAGTCCTCTTTTTTCACCAGCAGTTCGGAGATGATTCCGTTGCGCAAATCATGGATTTGTTTGGCCGCCAACGTTTCATCCATCTGATTCCCTCCCAACGACCATGTGAGGTTGCTGCTGTTATTTATCATAGCGCAACCGGCGTTTAGGATAAATACCTATATTTTGGCCGGGCAAACACCCTTTGCTTGTGCCGACATACAATATGGATGGGTACGCGCCCCGACAACTATGAGCGAGAAAGGGAGAGGACAATGAATCAATGGGACCCTCATATGAATGATCCGTTTCTGAACGCCTCAAACCAAGGCGATAAGGCCGAGCGAATGGACAATAATGCACCGCCCGTGGCGCCGCTGCCGACCGCACCAGCGGCAATGCCGACAGCGTATTATTCGCCGGTGACTCCTTATGGCTACTGGTGTCCGCCGGCTGTGCCGATGGCTCCTTTGGTCAGTCCGGCCCACCTTGACAGTCCGGACGAATTTGACAGCCCGGACAGCTCTGATATGATGCCCCCGGCGCCGCCGCTGGGCTTGGGAGCAGTGCCGAATGTGGCTCCGACCTTCACCTGGCCGGTAGGAGGGGAAGAAAATGCACCGCCGCTGCCCGCTGACGGTGCCGTTGCTCCATACGATATGGCAGCTCCGTATGCAGGGGTGGGAGCTCCTGTTGCCGGTATGACGCCCGGCGTCGTTCCTAGTGCGATGCCGACCATGGGTGTCACGCCCGGTGTTGCCCCTAGCATCGCCCCCGGCGCTGTTCCGTATCCTCCGATGTGCTATCCGCCGGCTGCGCCGCTGCCATACGCCCCGGCGGCACCGTACGGTTATCCTGCTGCACCGCTGCCGCCGTATTACGGTGGGGTAGCTCCATATGCGCCCGGCCTTCCGGCGCCGTACGGCCCATATCGGTAAACCGTCAAAAAGACCGCTTCCACGCGGTCTTTTTTTATGTTCCACGGGGGACGGGCCCAGCATAGAGGCTCACCGGCTTGCCAGACGGCCGCTTCCCGTACAGGCGCCAGCATCAACTGCATTGTTCCAAACGCTCCCTTATGGCGGCATATATGTGTTCCCATTGCTGTCAATGGTATAATAAGGAACGTAGTTTTTCCCTCAAGAGAGGGAGGAAAAGACGAGGTTGGAGAAAAGAAAGGAGAAGAGGCAAATGGGCATGGAGCGGAAAACAGTGATTGTCACCGGCGGAGCGAACGGCATCGGCAAGGCGGTCTCCGCGATGTTTGCCAAACAAGGTGCGAATGTGGCCATCGTGGATCGGGATGTCAAAAAAGGGGAGGCGTTTGCCGAACAGTTGCGGGCGGATGGACGACATGCCATATTTGTGGCCGCCGATGTCCGGAAAGTGAGCGACATCGAACGGTTTGTGAACGAAACAGCCAGCCGTTTTGGCCGCATCGATTATCTCATTAATAACGCCGGCGTCTCGCGTTGGAAATCACCGTACGAGTTGACGGTGGATGAATGGGACGATGTGTTGTCGACAAATTTGCGCAGCGCCTTTTTTGCTTCGCGCGAGGCGGCAAAATATATGCGCCGCAACGCCAAAGGAGGGGCGATCGTGAATATTGCTTCTACAAGAGCGTTCATGTCTGAACCAAATTCAGAGGCGTACGCAGCGTCGAAAGGCGGTCTTGTCGCTCTCACCCACGCGTTGGCGGTGTCGTTTTCCGCTGACCGCATCCGCGTCAATTGCATCAGCCCCGGCTGGATCGAGACGGGCGATTACGGACAGCTGCGGGATGTCGACCACGGGCAGCACCCGGCCGGCCGCGTCGGCAAACCGGACGATATTGCCCGCGCCTGCCTGTACTTATGTGAGGAGGAAAACGATTTTATCACTGGGGCGAATTTCGTGATCG
This genomic window contains:
- the sleB_1 gene encoding Germination-specific amidase, which codes for MKKGKAWVMAVLCGMFFFAGHADAATIHTVKRGDTLWKIAKQYGVPLKQLMQKNRKDDWLYPGEKLIIPNAGITAAEKDLLARLVHAEAKGEPYAGKVAVATVVLNRVDHPDFPDTIRAVIYERSGGRYAFTPVANGTINEPADRESYRAVEEALAFRGLGNGSLYFYNPKTAKSKWLRSRPVTVVIGNHVFAK
- a CDS encoding Glucose 1-dehydrogenase, coding for MGMERKTVIVTGGANGIGKAVSAMFAKQGANVAIVDRDVKKGEAFAEQLRADGRHAIFVAADVRKVSDIERFVNETASRFGRIDYLINNAGVSRWKSPYELTVDEWDDVLSTNLRSAFFASREAAKYMRRNAKGGAIVNIASTRAFMSEPNSEAYAASKGGLVALTHALAVSFSADRIRVNCISPGWIETGDYGQLRDVDHGQHPAGRVGKPDDIARACLYLCEEENDFITGANFVIDGGMTRKMIYIE